A genome region from Staphylococcus capitis subsp. capitis includes the following:
- the srtA gene encoding class A sortase SrtA: MKKWTSRLTTFIGVLLILLAIYLFAKPHIDNYLHEKDNDNKIEKYDNDEKKDTSTKQKTPTIPKDKSKMAGYIEVPDAEIKEPVYPGPATLEQLNRGVSFAEGDESLDQQNISIAGHTFTDRPHYQFTNLKAAKKGSKVYFKVGNQTRKYKMTKIHDVNPSDVEVLDEQKGKKNQLTLITCDDYNEKTGVWEKRKIFIATQVN; this comes from the coding sequence ATGAAAAAATGGACGAGTCGATTAACGACGTTCATTGGTGTCTTATTAATATTATTAGCAATATATTTATTTGCAAAGCCACATATTGATAATTATCTTCATGAAAAAGATAACGACAATAAGATTGAGAAATATGACAACGATGAAAAAAAGGATACCTCGACGAAACAAAAGACACCTACAATTCCAAAGGATAAATCCAAAATGGCTGGTTATATTGAAGTACCAGATGCTGAAATTAAGGAGCCGGTTTATCCAGGACCTGCGACACTAGAGCAACTTAATAGAGGTGTGAGTTTCGCTGAGGGAGATGAATCATTAGATCAACAAAATATTTCTATCGCTGGTCACACATTTACTGACCGTCCGCACTATCAATTTACTAATCTAAAAGCAGCTAAAAAAGGAAGTAAAGTATATTTTAAAGTAGGTAATCAAACACGTAAGTATAAAATGACAAAAATTCATGACGTTAATCCATCAGATGTTGAAGTTTTAGATGAACAAAAAGGTAAAAAAAATCAATTAACGTTGATTACTTGTGATGATTATAATGAGAAAACAGGTGTCTGGGAGAAACGAAAAATATTCATCGCAACACAAGTGAATTAA
- the sdaAB gene encoding L-serine ammonia-lyase, iron-sulfur-dependent subunit beta, with protein sequence MAKSYDYQSAFDIIGPVMMGPSSSHTAGAVKIGNSARAVLGDMPKTLEIHYYESFAKTHQGHGTDVAVVGGAMGYSTFDSRIKSALDIAKDENIDVDIIEEDGESIGQHPNCAYIKANSESGRHIEVIGISIGGGTIKLKGINVNGLEVEINNGLPMLEIDGEMDKAQVNHLINDMTDMEIDFGDETVKTSDNNGLVVLPLNKAISESTLNKIREKYSDLNVSYIN encoded by the coding sequence ATGGCTAAAAGCTATGATTACCAAAGTGCTTTTGACATTATTGGACCAGTTATGATGGGACCATCAAGTTCTCATACTGCTGGTGCAGTTAAAATAGGTAACTCAGCACGTGCTGTTTTAGGAGACATGCCTAAAACTTTAGAGATTCATTATTATGAATCTTTTGCTAAGACGCACCAAGGACATGGTACAGACGTAGCTGTAGTTGGTGGTGCTATGGGCTATAGCACCTTCGATAGCCGAATTAAATCAGCATTAGATATAGCTAAGGATGAAAATATCGATGTTGATATCATCGAAGAAGATGGAGAAAGTATCGGTCAACATCCTAACTGTGCTTATATTAAGGCGAACTCTGAAAGTGGACGTCATATTGAAGTCATTGGTATTTCAATTGGTGGCGGTACAATTAAACTTAAAGGCATTAACGTCAATGGCTTAGAAGTTGAAATTAACAATGGACTTCCAATGTTAGAAATAGACGGCGAAATGGATAAAGCTCAGGTGAATCACTTAATCAACGACATGACAGATATGGAAATTGATTTTGGTGATGAAACTGTCAAGACGAGCGACAATAATGGTCTAGTTGTATTACCTTTAAATAAAGCAATCTCAGAATCAACATTAAACAAAATTAGAGAAAAATACAGTGACTTAAACGTTTCCTATATCAATTAG
- the sdaAA gene encoding L-serine ammonia-lyase, iron-sulfur-dependent, subunit alpha, translating into MFNSIRETIDYSVEHDISFADILINEEMEREGISRDEVRERMKQNLEVMRDAVEKGTTGDGVESVTGYTGHDAAKLRDYNENNHALSGKEMIEAVKGAVATNEVNAAMGIICATPTAGSSGTIPGVLFKLEKTHDLTEDQMIDFLFTSALFGRVVANNASVAGATGGCQAEVGSASAMAAAASVAIFNGTPEQSGHAMALAISNLLGLVCDPVAGLVEIPCVMRNAIGSGNALISADLALAGVESRIPVDEVIGAMDRVGRNLPASLRETGLGGLAGTPTGEEIKRKIFGEAENMVNNK; encoded by the coding sequence ATGTTTAATTCAATTAGAGAGACAATAGATTATTCTGTTGAACATGACATTTCCTTCGCTGATATCTTGATCAACGAAGAAATGGAAAGAGAAGGTATATCACGCGACGAAGTACGTGAACGTATGAAACAAAATCTTGAAGTGATGCGTGATGCAGTAGAAAAAGGTACTACTGGAGATGGTGTAGAAAGTGTTACAGGTTATACAGGCCATGATGCGGCAAAACTTCGTGATTACAACGAAAACAATCATGCTTTATCAGGGAAAGAAATGATTGAAGCCGTTAAAGGCGCAGTTGCAACAAACGAAGTGAATGCAGCAATGGGTATCATCTGTGCTACACCTACAGCTGGTTCCTCGGGAACTATTCCCGGCGTTCTTTTCAAATTAGAGAAAACTCATGATTTAACTGAAGATCAAATGATAGATTTCCTATTTACTTCAGCATTATTTGGACGTGTAGTTGCAAACAACGCAAGTGTTGCTGGTGCTACAGGCGGTTGCCAAGCAGAAGTTGGTTCTGCGTCAGCAATGGCTGCGGCAGCTTCTGTAGCTATCTTTAACGGTACGCCAGAGCAATCTGGTCATGCGATGGCACTTGCGATAAGTAACTTATTAGGTTTAGTTTGTGACCCTGTAGCAGGACTCGTTGAAATTCCTTGTGTAATGAGAAATGCTATTGGTTCAGGTAACGCATTAATTTCAGCAGACCTTGCATTAGCTGGCGTTGAAAGTCGTATTCCAGTTGATGAAGTTATCGGTGCGATGGACAGAGTTGGTCGTAATTTACCTGCATCTCTTCGTGAAACAGGTTTAGGTGGTCTAGCTGGTACACCAACTGGTGAAGAAATTAAACGTAAAATTTTCGGTGAAGCTGAAAATATGGTAAATAATAAATAA
- the rbsK gene encoding ribokinase: MSRNKVVIVGSTNVDKFINVTRFPKPGETLHIDQAQREFGGGKGANQAIAAGRLEAETTFVTKVGKEGNADFIIEDFKEASINTEYILTADNEETGQAFITVSEDGQNTILVYGGANMTLSAKDVMAAEQPITEADFVVAQLEVPIEAIEQAFKIAKANGVTTILNPAPAIDLPKSLLAFTDIIIPNETEAELLSGISITNQDSMKETVEYFFKLGISTVLITLGEQGTYYATENEFNIVPSYKVKAIDTTAAGDTFIGAFVSQLNKDLSNLEQAIQFANQASSITVQRQGAQAAIPTRDEVINVYK; this comes from the coding sequence ATGAGTAGAAACAAGGTAGTTATAGTAGGTTCAACCAATGTTGATAAATTTATTAACGTGACGCGTTTTCCTAAACCAGGAGAGACATTACACATTGATCAAGCGCAACGAGAATTTGGTGGAGGAAAGGGGGCTAATCAAGCGATTGCAGCTGGTCGTCTAGAAGCTGAAACAACTTTTGTTACTAAAGTAGGTAAAGAAGGTAATGCCGATTTTATCATCGAAGATTTCAAAGAGGCGTCTATTAATACGGAATATATTTTAACCGCTGATAATGAAGAAACAGGGCAAGCTTTCATAACAGTATCAGAAGACGGTCAGAATACAATTTTAGTATATGGTGGAGCAAATATGACTTTAAGTGCAAAAGATGTCATGGCAGCAGAACAACCAATTACTGAAGCGGACTTTGTTGTGGCACAATTAGAAGTACCAATTGAAGCTATAGAACAAGCCTTTAAAATTGCTAAAGCAAATGGTGTAACAACTATACTCAATCCTGCCCCTGCGATTGATTTACCTAAATCTTTATTAGCATTTACAGATATTATTATTCCTAATGAAACTGAAGCTGAACTGCTATCAGGTATCTCTATCACTAATCAAGATAGCATGAAAGAAACCGTAGAATATTTCTTCAAATTAGGAATTTCAACAGTACTTATTACGCTTGGGGAACAAGGTACATATTATGCAACTGAGAATGAATTCAATATTGTTCCATCCTATAAAGTAAAAGCTATTGATACCACTGCTGCAGGTGATACATTTATTGGAGCTTTTGTGAGTCAATTAAACAAAGATTTGAGTAATTTGGAACAAGCTATCCAATTCGCTAACCAAGCATCATCTATAACTGTTCAACGACAAGGAGCTCAAGCTGCTATTCCTACTAGAGATGAAGTAATCAATGTCTATAAATAA
- the xylB gene encoding xylulokinase produces the protein MEAVVLGIDLGTSAIKIIAVNRQGEVLETVSEQLKLFQEQPGYSEQDPNEWFQATKRGVKRIISSNALKNKAVKGLSFSGQMHGLVVLNKEGQPLRNAILWNDTRNSEQCRQIKEVYGERLNYNPILEGFTLPKMLWVQLHEPEIWEQVNVFMLPKDYLRYCLTNRINMEYSDAASTLLLNPKTNLWTKDVGSIFNIPDIYPSLVNSHECVGYVSELLADELGLKHQVAVFAGGGDNACGAIGAGVINDKEALCSIGTSGVVLNVEHNHVTEYDQNLHFFNHSIPNTYYAMGVTLAAGYSLNWLKTTFFENDSFAKILDYAESAKLGASGLLFAPYLAGERTPHGDAYIRGSFIGISGQHKKADFARAVIEGITYSLYDSIKIMREAGHEINSITSIGGGAKSKFWLQLQADVFNMKVKKLKHEEGPSMGAAMLAAYGLGWFESVADCVETFIKVEEVFKPNAENHKRYEQFHNVYQRVYKQTKELTKELLAITK, from the coding sequence ATGGAAGCAGTTGTTTTAGGTATTGATTTAGGAACGAGCGCAATTAAAATTATCGCAGTCAATCGCCAAGGCGAAGTATTGGAGACTGTAAGTGAACAATTGAAATTATTTCAAGAGCAACCTGGATATAGTGAACAAGACCCTAATGAATGGTTCCAAGCTACTAAGCGTGGCGTTAAGCGCATCATCTCTTCAAATGCTTTAAAGAATAAAGCTGTGAAAGGTCTTTCGTTCTCAGGACAGATGCACGGTCTAGTCGTCTTAAATAAAGAAGGACAGCCCTTACGCAATGCAATACTCTGGAATGATACTAGAAATTCGGAACAGTGTCGTCAAATTAAAGAAGTGTATGGTGAAAGACTCAACTATAATCCAATATTAGAAGGATTTACATTACCTAAAATGTTATGGGTTCAACTACATGAGCCTGAAATTTGGGAACAAGTGAATGTTTTTATGTTACCTAAAGATTATTTACGATATTGTCTAACGAATCGAATTAATATGGAATACAGTGATGCGGCTAGCACATTATTATTAAATCCTAAAACAAATTTGTGGACAAAAGATGTGGGCTCAATTTTCAATATCCCTGATATTTATCCATCATTAGTCAATTCACATGAATGTGTTGGGTACGTTAGCGAATTACTGGCAGATGAACTAGGTTTAAAGCATCAGGTTGCTGTATTTGCAGGAGGTGGGGATAATGCCTGTGGAGCTATAGGAGCTGGTGTGATTAATGATAAAGAGGCATTATGTAGTATAGGAACATCTGGCGTTGTATTAAATGTTGAACATAATCATGTTACAGAGTATGATCAGAATTTACATTTCTTCAATCACAGTATCCCTAATACGTATTATGCGATGGGAGTTACATTAGCTGCAGGTTATAGTTTGAATTGGTTGAAGACCACATTCTTTGAAAATGACTCCTTCGCCAAAATTTTAGATTATGCTGAAAGTGCCAAACTAGGAGCAAGTGGCTTATTATTTGCTCCTTACTTAGCTGGTGAACGCACGCCACATGGGGATGCCTACATTAGAGGTAGTTTTATTGGTATTAGTGGACAACACAAAAAAGCAGATTTTGCACGTGCAGTTATAGAAGGTATTACTTATTCTTTATATGATTCAATCAAAATAATGCGAGAAGCAGGACACGAAATCAATTCAATTACCTCAATTGGTGGAGGGGCTAAAAGTAAGTTCTGGCTTCAACTTCAAGCAGATGTTTTTAATATGAAAGTGAAAAAATTAAAACATGAAGAAGGTCCAAGTATGGGAGCAGCTATGCTTGCAGCATACGGACTAGGTTGGTTTGAAAGTGTAGCTGATTGTGTTGAGACATTTATTAAAGTTGAAGAAGTTTTTAAACCTAATGCCGAAAATCATAAACGATACGAACAATTCCATAATGTTTATCAACGAGTTTATAAGCAAACGAAAGAACTAACAAAGGAACTACTAGCGATTACAAAGTAA
- the rbsD gene encoding D-ribose pyranase codes for MKKTAVLNSHVSQAISTLGHYDLITINDAGMPIPNDERRIDLAVTKGLPSFIDVLENVLTEVEIQKIYLAEEIKTNNSTQLKVIKHLIEEHVEIEFIPHSKMKEMLQSPHNKGNIRTGETTPFSNIVLESNVTF; via the coding sequence ATGAAAAAGACAGCAGTATTAAATAGTCATGTTTCACAAGCTATCTCAACTTTAGGACATTATGATTTAATTACCATCAACGACGCAGGAATGCCTATACCTAATGATGAAAGACGTATTGATTTAGCAGTAACAAAAGGCTTACCAAGTTTTATAGATGTACTTGAAAATGTTTTAACAGAAGTGGAGATTCAAAAAATTTACTTAGCAGAAGAGATAAAAACAAATAATTCAACTCAGCTTAAAGTAATTAAACACTTAATCGAGGAACATGTAGAGATTGAATTTATTCCTCATAGTAAAATGAAAGAGATGCTTCAATCACCACATAATAAAGGGAACATTAGAACAGGAGAGACAACACCTTTCTCTAATATCGTATTAGAATCTAATGTCACTTTTTGA
- a CDS encoding GNAT family N-acetyltransferase, whose translation MIRHARKEDLPDILEIYNDAIINTTAVYTYDPKELEERLQWFETKSIAEEPIWVYVKDHHVVGYATYGSFRDWPAYLYSIEHSIYVDPDYRGQGIASKLLETLIQVAKAKNYRTIVAGIDASNVGSIELHKKFNFTHAGTIKNVGYKFERWLDLAFYQLDLHQ comes from the coding sequence ATGATTAGACATGCTAGAAAAGAAGACCTGCCAGATATTCTTGAAATTTATAATGACGCCATAATTAATACTACTGCAGTATATACATATGATCCCAAGGAATTAGAAGAACGACTACAGTGGTTTGAAACAAAATCAATAGCCGAAGAACCTATATGGGTATATGTTAAAGACCATCATGTTGTAGGTTATGCAACATATGGCTCTTTTAGAGATTGGCCAGCCTATCTTTATTCTATTGAACATTCGATTTATGTTGATCCCGACTATCGTGGTCAAGGTATAGCTTCAAAGTTATTAGAAACACTCATTCAAGTCGCAAAGGCCAAAAATTATCGAACAATTGTAGCGGGGATAGATGCTTCTAATGTAGGAAGTATTGAGCTACATAAAAAATTTAATTTCACTCACGCTGGAACAATTAAAAATGTAGGATATAAATTTGAAAGATGGCTCGATTTAGCATTTTATCAGCTTGATTTACATCAATAA
- a CDS encoding gamma-glutamyltransferase yields MNIYNKVTLSVILVITIVISFLFYFLTTEKKVDKDTLYENKIANHKQSGNQKNYGVASNNAIATKVGNKIIEDGGNATDAAEGVAYALAVTEPHSSGLGGGGATLTYNGKDGEVPKMYEYKTMSSYNYKQGDKIGVPGFVRGMHDMHEKEGKMDEKKIFNYVIPLAEDGFEVDSELERSLKIYGSKIDRNSPFFKGSKTVREGDVVKQSKLADTLKKIRDKGPDYFYKDVGKSISKQLKNKLTEKDFTTFKTESKEPVSTTYKNNKIYSASNPLGGTLTLQGLKVDEQENQNNADRTSFITAMIKSRDLMYQNRDIVNGSEASNDQQLSDDYLLGQLNKVNVGSNTENGSDFNQIRTDNTSTTHFVVIDKDGKLASTTNTLSSYFGSGDFMKEGFYMNNSLGDFSKESTSPNYGEPHKAPRSFISPSVVVGPNFYMGIGTPGGNKIPTILDEVIVDYLNGNGTLQESVDKPRFYNDGGTVYYENATSDEDINIFKSLGFGVQEKRNDPNFGSVQGAVYDKNKKSVDVGADVGNR; encoded by the coding sequence ATGAATATATATAATAAAGTGACCTTGAGTGTCATTTTAGTTATAACAATTGTGATTTCGTTCCTCTTTTATTTCTTAACAACTGAGAAGAAAGTGGACAAAGACACGTTATATGAAAATAAGATAGCGAACCATAAACAATCTGGTAACCAAAAAAATTATGGTGTTGCCTCTAATAATGCAATTGCAACTAAAGTAGGTAATAAAATAATTGAAGATGGCGGTAATGCAACAGATGCAGCTGAAGGTGTTGCTTATGCTCTAGCTGTAACTGAACCTCATTCGTCTGGTTTAGGCGGTGGGGGCGCAACGCTAACGTACAATGGTAAAGATGGAGAAGTCCCTAAAATGTATGAATATAAGACAATGTCTTCATACAATTATAAACAAGGCGACAAAATCGGTGTACCTGGCTTCGTTAGAGGTATGCATGATATGCATGAAAAAGAAGGTAAAATGGATGAGAAGAAAATCTTTAACTATGTCATCCCTTTAGCAGAAGATGGCTTCGAAGTAGATTCAGAACTTGAACGTAGTTTGAAAATTTACGGCTCTAAGATTGACCGTAATTCACCTTTCTTCAAAGGAAGTAAAACAGTACGTGAAGGTGACGTTGTTAAGCAAAGTAAACTTGCTGACACGTTAAAGAAAATCCGTGATAAAGGCCCAGATTACTTCTACAAAGACGTAGGTAAAAGTATTTCTAAACAGTTAAAAAATAAATTGACTGAAAAGGACTTCACAACCTTCAAAACTGAATCAAAAGAACCAGTAAGCACAACTTATAAAAATAACAAAATTTATTCAGCTTCTAACCCATTAGGTGGTACGCTAACTTTACAAGGTTTAAAAGTTGATGAACAAGAAAACCAAAATAATGCTGACCGTACTAGCTTTATTACTGCGATGATTAAATCACGTGATTTAATGTACCAAAACCGTGATATCGTTAATGGTTCAGAAGCAAGTAACGACCAACAATTATCGGATGATTACTTACTTGGTCAATTAAATAAAGTTAATGTTGGAAGTAACACAGAAAATGGTAGTGACTTTAACCAAATAAGAACTGATAATACAAGTACAACGCACTTTGTAGTTATTGATAAAGATGGTAAATTAGCAAGCACGACTAATACACTTTCAAGTTACTTTGGATCTGGTGATTTCATGAAAGAAGGATTCTATATGAACAACTCATTAGGAGACTTCTCTAAAGAATCAACGAGTCCTAACTATGGGGAACCTCATAAAGCACCGAGATCATTCATTTCACCATCAGTAGTGGTAGGTCCTAACTTCTATATGGGTATTGGTACTCCTGGAGGTAACAAAATTCCTACTATCTTAGATGAGGTTATCGTAGATTATTTAAATGGTAACGGTACGTTGCAAGAATCTGTTGATAAACCACGTTTTTATAATGATGGTGGTACAGTTTATTATGAAAATGCTACAAGCGATGAAGATATTAACATCTTCAAAAGTTTAGGTTTTGGCGTTCAAGAAAAACGTAATGACCCTAACTTCGGTAGTGTTCAAGGTGCCGTGTATGATAAAAATAAAAAATCAGTAGACGTCGGTGCAGATGTTGGTAACCGTTAA
- a CDS encoding Cof-type HAD-IIB family hydrolase, with translation MIRAIAVDMDGTFLDSNKLFDEARFETIFKKLKKHNIQFIAASGNQYAKLKSIFGVRDMFFISENGAVIYNGNKLYNYRSFNRQDFQDVVDYLSIDHKMDELIICGVKSAYILKSTQATFKEDAHFYYHQLEEIDSLQHLLKDDYVKIAFNINRKTHPHLDDELERAFKDTIKLVSSGHDSIDVIMPNMTKGQALRRLLTEWGMSSTELMAFGDANNDKDMLELAQYSYVMENSNDASLFELASGVAPSNDKQGVLTTIEEVVLSNI, from the coding sequence ATGATACGCGCAATTGCAGTAGATATGGATGGCACTTTTTTAGATTCAAATAAGCTATTTGATGAGGCACGGTTTGAAACAATTTTTAAGAAATTAAAGAAGCATAACATACAATTTATAGCTGCAAGTGGAAATCAATATGCGAAATTGAAGTCTATCTTTGGCGTTAGAGATATGTTCTTTATTTCTGAAAATGGGGCAGTCATATATAATGGGAATAAGCTGTACAACTATCGAAGTTTCAATAGACAAGATTTTCAAGACGTTGTTGATTATTTAAGCATTGACCACAAGATGGATGAACTCATTATATGTGGTGTGAAAAGTGCGTATATTTTAAAAAGTACCCAAGCAACTTTTAAAGAGGACGCGCATTTTTATTATCATCAATTAGAAGAAATTGATTCACTACAACATTTACTTAAAGACGATTATGTTAAAATTGCTTTCAATATCAATCGAAAAACTCATCCTCACTTGGATGATGAGTTAGAGAGAGCTTTTAAAGATACAATTAAGCTAGTCTCAAGTGGGCACGATAGTATAGATGTAATTATGCCTAATATGACAAAGGGTCAAGCATTAAGACGATTACTTACTGAATGGGGGATGTCGTCTACTGAATTAATGGCATTTGGTGATGCTAATAATGATAAAGATATGCTAGAACTCGCACAATATAGTTATGTTATGGAAAATAGTAATGACGCATCATTATTTGAATTAGCGAGTGGTGTGGCGCCATCTAATGATAAACAAGGTGTATTAACTACTATTGAAGAAGTAGTTCTAAGTAACATCTGA
- a CDS encoding PTS sugar transporter subunit IIC: MNIILGVGTLVIVLIIMTLFLNFAPYGKQGLQALSGAACATYLPQAFLSYAIGGVFHIKFFQEIGDLAGSLSGIAVGILTCLNLGVSPVFAVIVGLVLHDSKLLPAFIAAYIIAFGIKLIEKKVPEGLDLIVVILLAPAITFGLANLISPGVIAVLKQIGSAISSVGNDNPYALAVILGLVIPVTGMTPLSSMVLTSLLGLTGIPMAIGALTCTGASFVNAVLFSRLHIGKKTNAFAVFIEPLTQIDLIAKYPLQLYGTNAIIGVVNACIVTFSGLVINVKGMATPIAGAIVLFGFNNAVTSIITIITVGIVSVVLAFVMSSIIKKFNLMNISFKLPGKKNRVKESV; the protein is encoded by the coding sequence ATGAATATAATCTTAGGAGTAGGGACACTAGTAATTGTACTTATCATCATGACGCTGTTCTTAAACTTTGCGCCATATGGTAAACAAGGTTTACAAGCTTTATCAGGGGCAGCTTGTGCCACATACTTACCACAAGCATTCTTAAGTTATGCTATCGGTGGCGTGTTCCACATTAAATTTTTTCAAGAAATTGGTGACTTAGCAGGGAGTTTAAGCGGAATTGCAGTTGGTATTTTAACATGTTTAAACTTGGGTGTATCTCCAGTTTTTGCTGTTATCGTTGGTTTAGTTTTACATGATTCAAAATTATTGCCAGCATTTATAGCAGCATATATTATTGCTTTTGGGATTAAATTGATAGAGAAAAAAGTTCCAGAAGGACTAGATTTAATTGTTGTAATTTTATTGGCTCCAGCAATTACATTTGGTTTAGCAAATTTAATTTCACCCGGGGTTATCGCTGTACTTAAACAAATTGGTTCAGCTATCTCATCTGTAGGTAATGATAATCCTTATGCTTTAGCAGTTATATTAGGACTAGTTATACCTGTAACAGGCATGACGCCTTTAAGTTCAATGGTCTTAACAAGCTTATTAGGGCTTACAGGTATTCCAATGGCAATCGGTGCATTAACATGTACTGGTGCTTCATTCGTTAACGCAGTACTATTCAGTAGACTGCATATTGGTAAGAAAACCAATGCGTTCGCAGTATTTATCGAACCATTGACACAAATAGATTTAATTGCAAAATATCCACTACAACTTTATGGTACGAATGCCATCATCGGTGTTGTAAATGCTTGTATCGTTACATTCAGTGGACTAGTAATCAATGTAAAAGGTATGGCTACACCGATCGCAGGTGCGATTGTATTATTTGGATTTAATAATGCAGTGACTTCTATCATAACTATCATCACAGTGGGTATAGTAAGTGTAGTACTAGCATTCGTTATGAGTTCAATTATCAAGAAATTTAACTTAATGAATATTAGTTTCAAATTACCAGGGAAAAAGAATCGAGTTAAGGAGAGTGTTTAA
- the rbsU gene encoding ribose transporter RbsU, with amino-acid sequence MDIIALLIGLGPLLGWGLFPTIASKFGGRPVNQIFGATVGTLIFAIILAVVKGIGIPGGMALIFSIISGAGWAFGQIITFKAFGLVGSSRAMPITTAFQLLGASLWGVFALGNWPGIANKMIGFVALIVILVGARMTVWSEKSEQEYSQNLRKAVVLLLIGEIGYWVYSAAPQATDIGGLKAFLPQAIGMVIVAVIYALMNMNKGNAFKEAVSWKQIISGFFFAFAALTYLISAQPNMNGLATGFVLSQTSVVLATLTGIFFLNQKKTPKELMITIVGLVLILIAASVTVFIK; translated from the coding sequence ATGGATATTATAGCTTTATTAATAGGATTAGGACCGTTATTAGGTTGGGGATTGTTCCCAACGATTGCATCTAAATTTGGTGGACGACCTGTGAACCAAATCTTTGGTGCAACAGTCGGGACATTAATCTTTGCAATTATATTAGCCGTGGTAAAAGGTATTGGAATACCCGGAGGTATGGCACTCATATTTTCAATTATTTCAGGTGCCGGATGGGCATTTGGTCAAATTATTACATTTAAAGCGTTTGGGTTAGTAGGATCATCTAGAGCTATGCCTATTACAACAGCTTTTCAATTATTAGGTGCTTCGTTATGGGGCGTATTCGCTTTAGGTAACTGGCCTGGTATAGCAAACAAAATGATTGGATTCGTAGCACTCATAGTAATTTTAGTTGGCGCACGAATGACAGTTTGGTCAGAGAAAAGTGAACAAGAGTATAGTCAAAATCTTAGAAAAGCAGTGGTTTTATTACTTATTGGTGAAATTGGATATTGGGTTTATTCAGCTGCACCACAAGCTACAGATATAGGTGGATTAAAAGCATTTTTACCACAAGCTATTGGTATGGTAATTGTAGCAGTCATCTATGCTCTAATGAATATGAACAAAGGGAATGCCTTTAAAGAAGCAGTCAGTTGGAAACAAATTATTTCTGGTTTCTTCTTCGCCTTTGCCGCGTTAACATATTTAATTTCAGCCCAACCCAATATGAATGGACTAGCTACTGGTTTCGTTCTTTCCCAAACTTCAGTCGTTTTAGCAACTTTAACAGGTATTTTCTTTTTAAATCAGAAGAAAACGCCAAAAGAATTAATGATTACTATTGTCGGATTGGTTTTAATTCTTATAGCTGCTTCCGTAACTGTATTTATTAAATAA